CGGCGGTGACTGGAATGATCTGGCACAACTCATTCGCCGCCATGCGTGGCGGCTCGTCGTCCAGGCGCGACACCGGACGCTCTCATCGTGGCTGGGAGCGATGCCGGAAGCCGTCGTGGCAGGCTCACCCTGGCTTTCGCTGCGCAAGGGCAACTGCGAGCTCCTGCGCGATCCTGCGTGCGGTTATGAGTGGCTCGAGCGCGCATATGCCCGCTTCAAGGAAGAAGACGATCCCATAGGGCTTTACGTGACCTGGTCGGCGGTCATGGAAAGCTTCACGCTGCAATGGGCTTCCTTCACCGAGGTCGATCGGTGGATCACCGAACTCGAAGAGTTGCGCAGGCGCCACCCCGATTATCCGAGCACCGATATCGAGGTGCGCGTGCTCAACGGCGGGGTTGCCATCATGGTACGCAGGCTCGATCACCCGATACTGCGGCAGTGGTCGAAGCGCGCGCACGAGCTGATCCAGGTGCTGCCGGATCCGCACCAGCGCGCGCAGCTCGCAACCTTTGCCATGATGTACGCCCTGTGGCGTGGTGACCTCCGGGGCGCCCGCGTGATCCGCGCCGAGATAGAGGCCGTGTCTGCGACGCGCGGTGTCGCACCGCTCACGGCACAGCAGTGCCTGATGTGGGAAATCATCCAGGACGTGCTCGACGCGAACGTCGGGCATGCCCTGGAGGTCACGCAAAAGGCGCTTGCACTCGCCGAGAGGAGCGGGGTACATGTGCTCGACGTCTGGCACTGCTACCACGCGGCCAACGCCGCCCTGGTGGCCGGCGACGTCACGCTCGCGGAACAGTATGCCGATCGGATGCAGACCGCCTTGACCCCGACGCAGTTCATGAACAAGGTCAAGTATCAGTATCTGCGTGCCGCGATTCTGCTCCACCGCGGCGAGGTGCGGCGCGCGGTGGACTTGGCCGAGGAGTATCTGCCGCTCGCCGATGCTCTCGGCTCTGCGGTGCGCGGCGCGATGTTCCGCGTGCAGCTCGGGTTCACCCTGATCGCCGACGGTGAGCACGTCCGCGCCCGTGACATGCTGGCCCAAGCGCTCAAGCTCGCAGAATCGACGGGGAGTGCACTCGTGCGCTTTACCGCCCTGTGCGCCCTCGCCCGCTCGCTGCTTGCCAATGGTGAACATGAAGCGGGTCTCACCACGCTGCAGCGCGCCTTCGCGCTCGGCGCCGAGCAGGACTACATGACGCTCTATCCGGTCGCCGCACCGGGCGTCATGGCCCAGCTGTGCAGCCGGGCCCTCGACGCCGGAATCGAACCCGACTACGTGCGGCGCCTGATCACCCGACTCGGCCTCACCCCGACCTCACCGACGGTGCAGGAGTGGCCGTGGCCGGTGCGCATCTACACCCTCGGACGCTTCGCGGTCGAACGTCACGGCAAGGCCTTGCGTTCCTCCGGCAAGGCTCAGCACAAGCCCCTCGACCTGCTCAAGGCGCTCATCGCACTCGGTCGGGAGGTCAATACGCGCCAGATTACCGAGGCGCTGTGGCCGGACGCCGACGGCGACGCCGCACAGGGGGCGTTCGATGCCACGTTGCACCGTCTGCGCCGGTTGATCGATGTCGAAAATGCGGTCCTCCTTAAAGACGGCAAGCTCAGCTTGAACGACCAGATCTGCTGGGTCGATGCCTGGGCCTTCGAACAGGCATGCCGACAGGAGGACGGCACGGAGATCTCGACCGAAACTCTCGGTGTCCCCTGCGACGCGCGCTTCATCCGCAGGCTTTACCGCGGCGCGTTCATGGCGACCGAGGACGATCAGCCGTGGATGCTGCAGGCACGCGAACGGCTACGCGCGCTGTTCCGCCGCCGCGTCATGGCGATCGGTCAGGCGCTGGAGCAACGCTATCAGTGGGACCAGGCGATCGACCTCTACCAGCACGCGCTCGACATCGACCCCTTGGCGGAGGAGGCCTACCAGCGCCTCATGCTGGCACAGCGGGAACTCGGTCGGCTCGCCGACGCGCTCGACATTTACCGGCGCTGCCGCGAGACGCTCTCGCACTCGCTCGGCATACGTCCTTCGGCGACGACGGAAGCGATCCTGCGCAGTCTGCGCGACCTGCCCTGATACCCGACGCGGATATGCGATATACATGTCCGCGTGAGATTTTCAGACACCGAAATACGTAAGGGATTCGTAAGTACTGCACCGGTAGACTTCCATCCAGCTGCGGAAAACACGTACTACCCCTCGGGAAAAACTGGACGCGATTTTCCCAACCGCGAATCTCCTGGCGCGGGCTTTAACGTTTTCCGCAGCTTTTTTCCCCTCCGCAACGACCCTCTGTTTCCGTGTTTGCCATCGCGTCGTCATCAGGCGAGGCACTTTGGTGCGGCGTGAGCGGCCAGCGCCCGGCGACCCGATAGCGCGAACCCCCCGGTCCGAGCTGCGATTCGACCAGGACGAAGTCCCTGACTTCCCATGAGAACCTCCCGCATGGAGCTGCTGCCGGTTGCCCGGCGTCGCGGATCAGGGTGACATGCGGAAAGTACGACCGCGCCTCGATCTCCAATCCGGCCCCAGGCAGGCTCTCCGCCAGTTCTCGTGCCAGCGTCGCGAGACTCTCCGGAATCCTGCCCGGTGCCGCCCACACCAGGCGCTTCCGCGGCCAGTAACCGGGTGCGTCGAAATCGAGGGTGAAGGCCGGAACCGTGAGCCTTCCGGCGAGCGCGCGCACCATCGGCAGCTGCCCGAGCGGCACTTTGCCAAGAAACGCGAGTGTCACGTGCAACTGCTCGTCGCGCGTGCGTCGACCGCCGCAGCTTCGATGCAGGTCGGCCGCCCAGCGGCCCAGATGCGCGCGCGCTGCGGCGTCCGGCCACAGCGCGAAGAAGAGCCGAACGTGCGCCGTGTCAGCGATGGGGCGAGATCCCATCTCCGGGCTGGGTTCTATTCGACCCAGATCTCGGCAATGAGGGCGGCCGCTTCTGCGACGATCCCTTCGCCGCGGCCGATGAAGCCGAGCCGCTCGGCGGTCTTCGCCTTCACGTTGACGGCATTCGCGGGAACCGCGAGATCGGCAGCGATGTTCTCGACCATTGCCGGGATGTAGCGCGCGAGGCGCGGCGTTTCCGTGATGACCGTGGAGTCGACGTTGACCACGCGGAAACCGTGCTCGGCGAGTAGTCGCGCTGTCTCGCGCAGGAGCACGCGGCTGTCGACACCGCGGTAGCGCGGATCGGTATCCGGAAAATGACGTCCGATATCGCCCAGCGCCGCCGCCCCGAGCAGCGCGTCGGTCACCGCGTGCAGCAGGACGTCGGCATCGGAGTGGCCGGCCAGACCACGGTCGAACGGTATCTCGACCCCACCGATGACGAGGCGCCGACCCGCGACCAGCGCATGCACGTCGAAACCCTGGCCGACTCTCATCATCGCAGCGCCGTCTTCAGGATGAGCTCAGCGAGCGCGAGATCCTGCGGATAGGTGACCTTGAGGTTGCGGCTGTCGCCCATGACGAGCCGCGGCCGGTGACCCAGATGCTCGATGGCCGATGCCTCGTCCGTCACCACGGCGTCGGTGCCGGCGTGGCTCAAGGCGTCCACGAGCAACCGGTAGCGAAACATCTGCGGTGTCTGCGCCTGCCACAGGTCGGCGCGCGACTCGGTCCGCAGCACGCGCCCGTCGGCATCGCCGCGCTTGAGCGTGTCCGCCACCGGCAGTGCCAGCAGACCGCCCACTGCATCGTCGTCGACCTCCTGCTTCAGTCTCTGCAGGAGCTCGCCGTCGATGCACGGCCGCGCCGCATCGTGCACGAGCACCCAGTCGTCATCGGCGACCTCGCCCGCCATCGCCCGCAGGCCGGCAAGCACGCTGGCGGCACGCGTCTCGCCGCCGCAGTGCAGTGCGACCAGGCGTGCGCCAAGGGCACGCCAGTCCTGGCGGCGGTAACGTTCGTCCGTCGGCGACAGCACGAGAAAAACGCGTGCGATGAAGCCCGCATCGACCAGCGGCCGCACCGCGTGGTAGAGCAGCGAGTGATCCAGCAGCGGCAGATACTGCTTCGGGAGTGTTCCGCCCATGCGGGCGCCGTAGCCCGCCGCGGGAACCAGTGCGAAATAGCGGCTCACGTCTATCGCCGATCGAAAGCGCGCCATTATCGGCCGGCTCTCCGGCCGCTCGCAACCTTTTGTAACCCGCCCGGATCATCGCTCGCGAGCACCGGCCGCTCCGATCCCCTTGCCCGCTGCGTTATCATGGAATCGCCCGCACCGTCCGCATGTCGGCGCCTGGAGGCAAGAGAAGACGCCGTGAAGCCGCTTACCCCCGATCAACTGGTTCGGCGCTGCGACCCCGCCTCGTTCCCCTTCGAAACCACGGCCGAACTGCCGGACGTGGACGCGTTCTTCGGTCAGCAGCGGGCCGTCGACGCCGTGCGCTTCGGGATCGGGATGCGCCACGAGGGCTTCAACCTCTACGTGATGGGCCCGCCGGGGATTGGCAAGCAGACCCTCGTCGAGCGCTGTCTGGCGGCGGAGGCTGCACATCGACCTGCCCCCTCGGACTGGTGCTATGTCATGAACTTCGCGGATGCACGCAGGCCGCGGGCGCTGCGGCTGCCAGCGGGGCGCGGTGAGGGTCTGCGCCGTGACATGGCGGATTTCGTGGACGAACTGAAGGCGGCGATCCCGGCGATCTTCGCGAGCGAGGAGTACCGCACTCGCCGCGAAGCGATCGACCAGACCTACGCCGAACGCGAGCAGACGTCTTTCCGGGCGCTCGGCGAGGAGGCGCAGAAGCTCGGTATCGCCGTGCTGCGCACGCCGGGCGGCTTCACGCTCGCGCCGCTCAAGGACGGCGAGGTGATCGATGCGGACGCGTACGAAAAGCTGCCGGAGGATGAAAAGGCGATCAGCGACGCGCATCTCGCCGACCTTCAGGAGCGTCTGCACAGATTTCTTGCCGGTCTGCCTCGCTGGGGGCGCGAGCACCGCGAGCACATCCGGACACTCAACCAGGAGTTTGCGCGGCATGCGGTGGATCACGTCATCGACGATGTCCGATCCGCTTTCCGGGACCTGCCGCAGGTACTGGAGTACCTCGACCAGGTCCGCGCCGACATCGTCGACAACGCGGAATTCTTCCTCAAGGCGGAAGTGCCCGCCCCGCAGCCCGGAACGGGAGCCGATCCGGCAAGCATACTGCGGCGCTATCAGGTCAACCTCATCATCGACCACGGCGGCGCACAGGGTCCTCCGGTCGTGCTGCTCGACCATTGCGCACTGCCCGATCTCGTGGGCCGGGTCGAGCACGTCGCCCAGCTTGGCGCGCTCGTCACGGACTTCTCTCTGATCAAGGCGGGCGCCCTGCATCGTGCCCACGGCGGCTATCTGCTGCTCGATGTCGTGAAACTGCTGACGCAGCCCTTCGCATGGGAGGCGTTGAAGCGCTGCCTGCGCAGCGGCAAGGTCCACATCGATGCGCTGGCCGATCACTGGGGATTGGCACCGACCGTTTCGCTGGAGCCGGAGCCGCTGCCGCTCGACGCGAAGATCGTCCTGTTCGGTGACCGCCTCTTCTATTACCTGCTGCACGAGTACGACCCCGACTTCCGCGAGCTCTTCAAGGTGCAGGCGGACTTCTCCGAGCGCATTCCCCGCACCGCGGAAGGCATCGAGTTCTACGCCCGGTTCGCCGCCACGGTCGGCCGGCGCGACGGGCTGGTTCCTCTTGACCGCAGTGCCGTTGCCGGGCTGGTCGAATACGGCGCCCGCCGCAGCGAAGACGGCCAGAAGCTTTCGACGCACCTCCAGGATCTCGCCGATCTGCTGCGCGAAATCGACTACTGGGCGCGCGCCGCGGGCAAGTCGATCGCCGGACGCGACGAGGTCGAGCGCGCCATCACCGCCCGCATGGCCCGGGCGGACCGTCTGCGCGACGAAGTCCACGACGCCATCCTCCGCGACATCCTCGTCATCGATTCGACAGGCATGCGGGTGGCTCAGGTCAACGGCCTGTCGGTGCTGCGCCTGGGCGATTTCGAGTTCGCCGAGCCCACCCGTATCACCGCGACGGTACGCCTGGGCGAGGGAGACGTCCTCGACATTCAGCGCGAAGTGGAGATGGGCGGCGCCCTCCACTCCAAGGGGGTCATGATTCTCGCCTCCTTCCTGGGCGCGCGCTTCGCCCGCACGGCACCCCTCTCGCTCGCGGCGAGCCTCGTCTTCGAACAGACGTACGATTCTGTCGAAGGCGATAGCGCCTCGCTGGCCGAACTCTGTGCGCTGCTGTCGGCGCTCGCGGAAGTGCCGCTGCGGCAGTCGCTCGCCGTCACCGGATCCATCGACCAGCACGGCCGGGTGCAGGCAATCGGCGCCGTCAACGAGAAGATCGAGGGCTTCTTCGATCTTTGCGCGAAGCGTGGCCTCACCGGCGCGGAGGGCGTTCTGATCCCGGCGGCGAACGTCGATCAGTTGATGCTGCGCCAGGACGTCGTCGACGCCGCGCGCGAGGGCCGCTTCGCGGTCTATGCAGTAGCCACCGTCGACGAGGCCATCGAGCTCCTCACCGGCCTGCCGGCAGGCGCGCCCGACGCCCGCGGCGTGATGGCCGAGCACGGCATCAACGCCCGGGTGCAGACGCGGCTGCACGAGTTCTCCCTGGTGCGGCGCGATTTCGGGCGTCGCGGCAAGCATCGCTTCATGCGCCACCACGACTGATGCCGTTTGCGACCCTCGCCGGCGCGCGCAGGAAATTTCCGGGATGCACTCTTGATTCACCCGGCGCCGGCCCCACTCCGTTTACTAGAATTAGAGGAGGAGGTTCCTTCATGACTGCGATTCGCCCAACCGCGGTAGCCGGTTTCTTCTACCCGGCAGAGGCCGGTACGCTCGCCCGCGATGTGGAGACGATGCTGGCTGCGGTGCAGCCGGACGCCGGCACCTGTGGCGTGCCGAAGGCGATCATCGCCCCCCACGCCGGCTACGTGTACTCGGGCCCCATTGCCGCCAGCGCCTACGCACGCTTGCGCCCGGCACGCGAGCGGATCCGCCGCGTGGTCCTGCTCGGCCCGACACATCGCACGCCGGTGCGCGGGCTCGCCATCCCCGCCGCCACCGCGTTTTCGACCCCGCTCGGCCCGGTTGCCGTGGACCGCGCAGCGCTCGCATCGATTGCCGATCTGCCGCAGGTGATCGTGAGCGACAGCGCCCATGCGCTCGAACATTCGCTGGAGGTCCATCTGCCGTTCCTGCAGCGCGTGCTGGAATGCTTCTCCGTCGCGCCCTTCGCCGTCGGGCGGGCGTCCGCGGCCGAGGTTGCCGAAGTGCTCGATTGCCTGTGGGGCGGCGAGGAGACACTGATCGTCGTGAGTTCCGATCTCTCTCACTACCTGCCCTATGCCGTCGCCCGCGAGGCCGACCGCCAGACCGTGGATGCGATCCTCGGCCTCGATGCCGTGATCGACCATGAGCACGCGTGCGGCGGCACACCGGTGAACGGCTTGCTGCTCGCTGCCCGGCGTCACGGCCTGCGG
The Betaproteobacteria bacterium DNA segment above includes these coding regions:
- a CDS encoding AAA family ATPase, yielding MESPAPSACRRLEAREDAVKPLTPDQLVRRCDPASFPFETTAELPDVDAFFGQQRAVDAVRFGIGMRHEGFNLYVMGPPGIGKQTLVERCLAAEAAHRPAPSDWCYVMNFADARRPRALRLPAGRGEGLRRDMADFVDELKAAIPAIFASEEYRTRREAIDQTYAEREQTSFRALGEEAQKLGIAVLRTPGGFTLAPLKDGEVIDADAYEKLPEDEKAISDAHLADLQERLHRFLAGLPRWGREHREHIRTLNQEFARHAVDHVIDDVRSAFRDLPQVLEYLDQVRADIVDNAEFFLKAEVPAPQPGTGADPASILRRYQVNLIIDHGGAQGPPVVLLDHCALPDLVGRVEHVAQLGALVTDFSLIKAGALHRAHGGYLLLDVVKLLTQPFAWEALKRCLRSGKVHIDALADHWGLAPTVSLEPEPLPLDAKIVLFGDRLFYYLLHEYDPDFRELFKVQADFSERIPRTAEGIEFYARFAATVGRRDGLVPLDRSAVAGLVEYGARRSEDGQKLSTHLQDLADLLREIDYWARAAGKSIAGRDEVERAITARMARADRLRDEVHDAILRDILVIDSTGMRVAQVNGLSVLRLGDFEFAEPTRITATVRLGEGDVLDIQREVEMGGALHSKGVMILASFLGARFARTAPLSLAASLVFEQTYDSVEGDSASLAELCALLSALAEVPLRQSLAVTGSIDQHGRVQAIGAVNEKIEGFFDLCAKRGLTGAEGVLIPAANVDQLMLRQDVVDAAREGRFAVYAVATVDEAIELLTGLPAGAPDARGVMAEHGINARVQTRLHEFSLVRRDFGRRGKHRFMRHHD
- a CDS encoding 2-C-methyl-D-erythritol 4-phosphate cytidylyltransferase, producing MARFRSAIDVSRYFALVPAAGYGARMGGTLPKQYLPLLDHSLLYHAVRPLVDAGFIARVFLVLSPTDERYRRQDWRALGARLVALHCGGETRAASVLAGLRAMAGEVADDDWVLVHDAARPCIDGELLQRLKQEVDDDAVGGLLALPVADTLKRGDADGRVLRTESRADLWQAQTPQMFRYRLLVDALSHAGTDAVVTDEASAIEHLGHRPRLVMGDSRNLKVTYPQDLALAELILKTALR
- the amrB gene encoding AmmeMemoRadiSam system protein B → MTAIRPTAVAGFFYPAEAGTLARDVETMLAAVQPDAGTCGVPKAIIAPHAGYVYSGPIAASAYARLRPARERIRRVVLLGPTHRTPVRGLAIPAATAFSTPLGPVAVDRAALASIADLPQVIVSDSAHALEHSLEVHLPFLQRVLECFSVAPFAVGRASAAEVAEVLDCLWGGEETLIVVSSDLSHYLPYAVAREADRQTVDAILGLDAVIDHEHACGGTPVNGLLLAARRHGLRAHLLDLRNSGDTAGDRGRVVGYCSVAFEEAPA
- a CDS encoding 2-C-methyl-D-erythritol 2,4-cyclodiphosphate synthase, with the translated sequence MMRVGQGFDVHALVAGRRLVIGGVEIPFDRGLAGHSDADVLLHAVTDALLGAAALGDIGRHFPDTDPRYRGVDSRVLLRETARLLAEHGFRVVNVDSTVITETPRLARYIPAMVENIAADLAVPANAVNVKAKTAERLGFIGRGEGIVAEAAALIAEIWVE
- the thpR gene encoding RNA 2',3'-cyclic phosphodiesterase, yielding MGSRPIADTAHVRLFFALWPDAAARAHLGRWAADLHRSCGGRRTRDEQLHVTLAFLGKVPLGQLPMVRALAGRLTVPAFTLDFDAPGYWPRKRLVWAAPGRIPESLATLARELAESLPGAGLEIEARSYFPHVTLIRDAGQPAAAPCGRFSWEVRDFVLVESQLGPGGSRYRVAGRWPLTPHQSASPDDDAMANTETEGRCGGEKSCGKR